GGGAGTGTGTGCAACAGGGCTGTGTGTTGCCAGCCTCAGTGACATAGTCCCAAGCACCCCAGTGTAGCAGAAACCTGAGGACATTGGCCTCTATGACCTGACAGGGCTGTGATGAAGTCTGCCTGCCCTCCTCAACTCCTACTTCATACTATTCTGGTGGTTTGAAACTTTTACTGATATACTGGGTTTATCCCCTGCAATCCTGATAAAGTGTTAGCTAATTTCCAAAACAACCATAACTTTTCTGTAGTGGAACAACCTTGTCTTTTAacttataaatacatttcttttttattatatatatatttttttagttggccaattaatttgtttctatttttagtagagacggggtcttgctcttgctcaggttggtttggaactcctgaccttgagtgatcctcctgcctcggcctcccagggtactaggattataggcgtgagccactgtgcccagcttcatttcttttttaaaggtcTACCAATCTGTTTTCATGTGTGCACTCTGTCTTGTAATATCCTTTAAACAAACCAAAATCAATGACAGGCCAATTTATCACATATCTCTTAGTTTTGAAATAGTGTCGTGCCTTCAAAGAAGAAAGTTGGCAGGTAGAACATTGTGGAGGTTGTACCACAGATCACAGTGTGACTTCAAAGGCCATTTGAGCTACCCTATCACACTCCAGATCCCATGCGCATCAGGAGCCAGGGCCAGGGCTAGAATTTGTGGACCTGGACAGCTGAGGGTCTGCCCAGCCTGCCTGTGGTCCCCTGGCTCTACTCTGGCCATCATCCTCTGACCTCCCTACTCAGCAGGACAGAAGTCTGGCCTCTTTGAGGACATGTTTTTCCACCCTCCATCACATTCCCTCTGTGACCACTGTACTTATGGTCACTGTCCTGGTCAATGTGAGGTCCACCTAGCTGACTGGCAGGACATTTCTCGGGGAGGGGTGTTGTGGGGAAAACCTCAGATACACTACCTCCTTGCTAGGACTAGTTCCTGAATTTAGATTCATTATGTCAATAGAAAAGAGCCCaagctctgtaaaataatttaaggagattTATTCTGAACCGAATATATGCAACCATGGCCTGGATAGCCACACCCAAGAAGTTTTGAGCAAGTGGTTCACCCATGGTTGATTACAgatggttttatacattttatggagataggaattattattattattattatttgagacagagtctagctttgttgcccaggctagagtgagtgccatggcgtcagcctagctcacagcaacctcaaactcctgggctcaagcaatccttctgcctcagcctcctgagtagctgggactacaggcatgtgccaccatgcctgactaattttttctatatgtttttagttggccaattaatttctttctatttatagtagagacggggtcttgctcttgctcttgctcaggctggttttgaactcctgacctcgagcaatccgcccgcctcggcctcccagagtgctaggtttataggagtgagccaccgccccAGCCGAGatggaattattaatacatctaaaatcataaattaatacatgagaggcatacctTGGTTTGgtctgaaaaggcaggacatctccaAACAGGGGCATCACAGGTTATAGATTGGTTTAAAGTTTCTTTGATTTGCAAtgggttaaagaaatgaagctttgtctaaaggcttggaatgttttaagttaagatgagGAAGTccagggagggggggaaatgggcatttattgaaaccttaaaatctgtacccccataatatgccgaaataaaaacaaaacaaacaaacaaaaaaagatgaggaagtccattaatcagagacaagcaGCCAGACGATACCCAGACTCAAGCGATCTGTTAAGAAAAGTAATGACCTGAAGGTGTCATTTAACCTTCCTCTTGCATGGCCTTAGGACTATTTAATGAAAGAGTAACTCCACTGGGAGGGGGCATAActaggtgtgtctgacctcccttctcctaaTGGCaggcaactcagctttaaggttctTCTGGGGCCTCCTTGGCCAAGATGttcattcagtcagctgggggacttaagactttattttagttcataataAATTGTGCCCAAATCCTAATTGGCTAATTTACACATCTTAGCCAGATGAGAGAGGGGCTCAGCCCACAAGGGTCCCCAAAAGGAAACAGACCGCATTTTCTTTACTGTGGCCCTTTTCCGGGCGGTGGTTCTCATTCCACTGATACTGTTCCTGTAAGTGAGTGGCTGTCCTGGAGGATAAGCCTCAGAGTAGCCTTCCAATTGCACAAAGTCCTGGTCTTCCAGTGATAGACTCCGAATTAAACTCTCGGGTTGTGGCACCTATGTCCTACCCGGACAGCCCGAGCTCCCCAGAGCCCTCAGGAACGCGGCAGCCAAGAGGCTGAGCCACGCCAGGAGAGAAGTGACAAGAGCTTTGTTGTTTAAGGACCTGCCCTTTCTCCCTAGCGCCCTGCCAGTTCCCTGTCGCCTAGGGGAGGTCTGGATGGGGGCGGGGCCCCTGGGCGGGGCTGGGAAAGCAGGGTGGCCTGACCGCTGCCTTTGACTTCTGTGCGCTCCGACCAGGCAGCCCGAACCCTCGGGCCTGGAGGCAGCAGCGGATCGAACTCGAACTCCTTGCAGCCGAAGGGGCCCAGGGACAGCGACCCATTTGGAGGGGGACGGGTCTCGCGGGGAGCGACGTGCACAGGGCAAGACCGCAGCCAGCCCCGCCTTTCGCCGCCCTGAATCTCATAAGGTCGCAGCCCAGCCCCGCTGAGGCCCGTCCACCGAGTCCACGGCCACCTGCACCATGCCGATGACGCTGGGTTACTGGGACATCCGCGGGGTGAGCGAGCGGCCGCCGGGCGgtggggcggcggcgcggggccgggaAGGGCTGAGCAGCGGGGCGCCGGCTCTGGGGGTGGTCGCTCTTCAGGGCGCGCTGGGGCcgctgcctgtccgtctcacGAGGGCCTGCGCGTGCCCGTGGGGGACGGGGGCGTGTAGGTGTAGGGTGGGGGCCGCCGTGGGGTGCATAAAGTCCGGAATCGGGGTCCCTCCGTGTCTGACCTGGGCCCTGTCTCGCAGCTGGCTCACGCCATCCGCCTGCTCCTGGAATACACAGACTCGAGCTATGAAGAAAAGACATACACGATGGGGGACGGTAATGGCACCCTTTGTCGGGACCTCTGCCCACCTCAGGCTGAGCTGGTACCAGGCGGCCCATGCCGTGGCCACCTGTGGCTCCCTGTGCAGCCTCCACCTGCTGGAGCTGCAGCCTGGCCTTCCCTGAAGCGCTTGGAGGGGGCGGTCGGGTCTCACAGCGGGGCGCTGGGAGGGATTGCTGGGCGTGGTGTAGGTAGTTGGTTGGGTGCCCTCTTAGGGTTTGTCTAAAGCTTTGCAAGCCTTAGTGGGACAGAGTCCAGAGCCCTTGCAAGCATTCTTCACCCGCCTGCCCAACCCTCACCTTGGAATGGGAGACTGAACGGTTCAGGTTctagatccacctgcctcaggggGTGTTGCCTCTGACTGCTTGGGAGGGGCGGGGGAAGGGCTGGACTCGGGGAGGGTTGTGTTCACTCATCTTCTCCACCACAGCTCCTGACTATGACAGAAGCCAGTGGCTGAATGAAAAATTCAAGCTGGGCCTGGACTTTCCCAACGTAGGTGCACAGGAGGGGCAGCTTTGGGGAAAGTGAAGGTGTCTCCATGTCCATGTCCTTTCCCAGCTCAGAGGTTTTGGGATCAGGTGCCTTGTTCTCCATTCCTCTCACCCCTGGCTCTCCACGCTGCCTCTCCATGATGTTCTGTGTCCCAGCTCACTCATCCATCTGACAGTATTCTTACTTAGGGCCGTGGGCAGGCACCGTGAGGCTGGGTCTCATGTCTGCCCTTGTCTAAGAGAAGGGGATACTAGGGAGCCTGGTGATGCAACTGAGCTCCCCGGTCGCCCATCCAGCTGCCCTACTTAATTGATGGGGCCATCAAGATCACCCAGAGCAACGCCATCCTGCGCTACATTGCCCGCAAGCACAACCTGTGTGAGTGGGGCGAGCTGCAGGGTGTGGGGGACAGTGGGCACCCCCTGGGCTTGTCTTGGGTGGGATGCTGAGGGCGAGTCTCTGttgtgtgggtgcaggtggggagacagaagaggagaagattCGTGTGGACATTTTGGAGAACCAGGCTATGGATACCCGCATGCAGATGGCCATGGTCTGCTACAGCCCTGACTTTGTGAGTCCCCTCCTAGCCCCCGGTTCCAGGGAGAGTTTGGATCAGGGGCCGGGACTCTTGCATTCTCATCTATACCAGACCGGTTTTCCACTTGAACTCCTCAGTGCTACTCATCCTCCAAGCTATTTCCTATCCTGCCACCAGAGTGACTCTGAAGCCCCCAGAGCATGTCAACTAAAACCACTAATTCGATTCCCACCAATCTTAGCATGGAGTCCAGACTACCCAGGTTGGAAATTCAGTTCCTAGACAGTAGTGCTTCCTTCCAGAATCCCCTCCatctctgacctctgacctctgctGTGGGCCATCTCTCCCGGGTGGTTCACCCATCTGCCTGCTTCTGGATCACAGACTCAAACTATGAGGGAACCAAGTACAAGATGGGACAGTGTAGCGGCACCCTCCTATTCTGATTTCTGCTCTAGTGTTTTCCAAGTGATGTCTTGGATGTCTTGCTCACATTTCCAAGTGATGTCTTAACAGGGATCCCTGCATTTTCCTATTAGAAAGTTCAGGGTCAGCAGAGAGAACTTGTGCCTctccttccttgttttcaatCTGAAACTCTCCTCGTTTTTTGAAAACTATTGAAATGTGCATTGCATTCTTCTGCCACCCGACTAGGTAGAACTGTTGACTTCTTTCCCTGAGCTCTTTTCATCTGTACTGTTGTTATTCTGCCTGACATCTCGGTGCAGAGCCTGCCGGGTACTGAGGGTACTCTTGggtctgacccacaggagactTGTTTGGAGATCAGTGAGACAGATTCGGGGACAGTCATAATCCTCTCTGCCTTCCTGTCACCTCAGATAGGGTGTGGTAGTCAGTAGGAGCCTAATCAAAGCTGATGTATTAATGGAGAGCTGGGCACTCAGTTCCAGTTGTGGGGAAGATGGCTGCTCACCTGTGGCCGGGGGGGTGACACACAGCCCTGGGGCGGCTGCCTCTGTGCCCGGGGTGCTGGTGTCTGAGGGTGGTGACGGCTGTTCTCTGTCTCAGGAGAAACTGAAGCCCCAGTACTTGGAGGGCCTCCCTGAAAAGATGAAGCTGTACTCACAGTTCCTGGGGACACGGCCCTGGTTTGCAGGGGACAAGGTAAAAGGGCAGGTGATAGGGAATGGGAGTTGTCATATTTCCTTTGTCCCAGAGCTTGCAGCTCACTTACCCTTGGCCTTCTGTAGATCACCTTTGCGGATTTCTGTGTTTACGATGTCCTTGAGAGGAACCAAATATTTGAGCCCAAGTGCCTGGACGCATTCCCCAACCTGAAGGACTTCATGGCCCGTTTTCAGGTGtgccctcatcctcctcctctttcatatacccttttttttttcctccctcatcgtgctttcctctttcttttgctAAAACGAAGAATAACTAGCATTTACTTATCACTGGCCTTATGCCAGGATGTGTGGCCATGCATCTTATATGCAGCATCTCTTTAGTCAAATAAGCTTCATAACATTTGCAGAACGTTGGTAGAATTGtcacttccattttacagataaggaaactgacaaTGAGAGGGTAAGTCATTTGCTCAAGGTCCCAGAGCCAGTCAAGCCTGTGTGGGGCTCCCTGTCAGCCTCTGGGCTCCCCCTCTTTTGTGCCTAAAGGAAAAGCCCCAACCCATCTATCCTGGGTTTCAAAGCCCAGGACACTGTGGAAGTGGCAGAACATTTCAGGAGTGTGTATGCACCTGGCATTTGTAGACAAAGTCGGATTGAGGTCCCGTACCCAAGACACAGACAGTATTTACACCCAATCTCTCCAGTGCTTTGCAGCAATTGAATATCTATCACTGGAATTGCTGCGATCCCAGGGCTGTGGTTGGAGCTGGATTCCAGTGCACCTATGGGTGCCCATGCTGCAGGAGTTTATCTTCAAGTGTTATGCGGTGCAGGCACTTACTTTTCCTACCTTTCACTTGCTCACTCTTCCAGTTTCCCAGGTGTTCTATCTGGGAGATGGAGTAGAACACTTATTTTAACTCATATTCACTGATACTCTCCTCTGTATGAGGCACTGTGTCAGTCTCAGAGGTAGATGCAATGCTAATCGCACCACCAGGAGCTGAGAACCCCAGGCACACATGCAGTTAGAGAGTTGCAGGCATACCTACCTCTGAGGTGCGTGGTGGAACCTGGCTCCTGGGAGCAGAGCCCGTACCTCTCACCTCATGGCTAGTCATCTGTCACCCGTACTCAAATTATTTCAGAGCAACAAATCATACTTTAGTACAGATTTGGGAATTTGAGGCATTAGTCCCTCAGGTTTTTATTCAACCAGGAATCTGTTTACCTTTTCCCTCCACTCAAGAGATCTGCTGTCTCAGCTGGTTCTCATCAGCACTGGTTCTGGTCCAGGCCTAGCGGCCTTGGGGATTATGCAAGAAGttgtgggaggggacagggaggaggagagctGAGAGCTGCAGCCTGTGGTTTGCCAGGGCTTGGCCTCTGGGCACTTTGCAGCCCTGGATCTCCTTGAACCTGTAGAAATTATCTGGGCACTTATCCTGGGAGGATGGTGCACAGCACACCTGGGTGCCATGTGGCCTGGTCGGCTGTACCAGGGCTAGAGGTCAGGTAGGTGGGACACAGTGAGATTAGGCTCAGGTACCGGGTGGAGAGGTGTGTACTTTCTGCTTACGGGGAATGACTCAGCCTGGCACAGTTTTCCTTTTGCTGGTCCACGGCCACTATCCACTTTCATCCAGGTTTGCTGAGTCACTGGGTGAGATCATGTTTGAGCCCCTTTGTCCTGCTAGAGGTCCCTGCTCTGTGTGCAAACCCAGGCAAGCCAAGAGCCTCTCTGTGAAAAAGGAGAATGTTTGTGCAGACAGCATGTGAGAGGGCCtcatttgggggagggggagaagaggggcATTTGGCAGAAGGAGCCCAGAACTGGAGAGAGCCAGAGCCAAGCGCTCTCCAACCCTGccccacttactagctgtgtgtgtCTGAGGAAGTTGCTCAACCTCtgtgtacctcagtttcccttctgcTAAATAGTGATAGCAGAACGGATCCTTCGGGGTAGCTGGGTGGATTTCCTAAGCCTCCATTGTACTGTGTAGTGGACACAGAGCAGCCAGCACAGTGTGGGGCCTCCATAAGTGCTAGTGCTTATGCAGGCACGCCGTGGGTTAGATTGGAAGAGTGCACGTAGCAGAGCTGGGGACCCTAAGAGGCCAGGTGATGCTCCTGCACTCAGGCCCAGGTGGAAAGGCTGTCGTGAGGGCCCTGAGTGCTGTGTCTGCAGTGGGGCCGCTGCAGCCCTCGTGGGCAGCAGACGCTGAGCTCTGGCCTCATTTTTCCCCCTCTCAGGGCCTGAAGAAGATCTCTGCCTACATGAAGTCTGGCCGCTACCTCCCAACGCCTGTGTACACAAAGGTGGCCTTCTGGGG
This region of Microcebus murinus isolate Inina chromosome 2, M.murinus_Inina_mat1.0, whole genome shotgun sequence genomic DNA includes:
- the LOC109729221 gene encoding glutathione S-transferase Mu 2 isoform X1, with protein sequence MPMTLGYWDIRGLAHAIRLLLEYTDSSYEEKTYTMGDAPDYDRSQWLNEKFKLGLDFPNLPYLIDGAIKITQSNAILRYIARKHNLCGETEEEKIRVDILENQAMDTRMQMAMVCYSPDFEKLKPQYLEGLPEKMKLYSQFLGTRPWFAGDKITFADFCVYDVLERNQIFEPKCLDAFPNLKDFMARFQGLKKISAYMKSGRYLPTPVYTKVAFWGNK
- the LOC109729221 gene encoding glutathione S-transferase Mu 2 isoform X2, with product MPMTLGYWDIRGLAHAIRLLLEYTDSSYEEKTYTMGDAPDYDRSQWLNEKFKLGLDFPNLPYLIDGAIKITQSNAILRYIARKHNLCGETEEEKIRVDILENQAMDTRMQMAMVCYSPDFEKLKPQYLEGLPEKMKLYSQFLGTRPWFAGDKITFADFCVYDVLERNQIFEPKCLDAFPNLKKISAYMKSGRYLPTPVYTKVAFWGNK